Proteins encoded in a region of the Neodiprion lecontei isolate iyNeoLeco1 chromosome 5, iyNeoLeco1.1, whole genome shotgun sequence genome:
- the LOC107227524 gene encoding ribosomal protein S6 kinase 2 alpha isoform X5, giving the protein MERNILVDVEHPFIVRLHYAFQTEGKLYLILDFLRGGDLFTRLSKEVMFTEEDVKFYLAELALALGHIHSLGIIYRDLKPENILLDADGHISLTDFGLSKQPLDDTKTYSFCGTVEYMAPEVVNRKGHSFAADWWSFGVLMFEMLTGALPFQGANRKETMTQILKAKLGMPHYISTEAQALLRVLFKRNPANRLGSGGVEEIKSHMFFASIDWGALFEKKVKPPFKPAVSREDEAFYFDSEFTCKTPKDSPGVPPSANAHELFRGFSFVAPCLLDERTKTSPTTPTVSMSPPPLTVVGTSESQCNALPGHINRAAITDEYDLKEAIGRGSYSIVYRAVHRGTRVEYAVKVIDKSKRDPSEEVEILLRYGRHPHIVSLRSVHEDEGRVYLVLELLRGGELLDRILERRNLTEREAAEVTHTIADVVHYLHENGVVHRDLKPSNILYAKEGSDPTSLCICDLGFAKQLRAENGLLMTPCYTANFVAPEVLKRQGYDAACDIWSLGVLLYIMLSGCTPFANSSGDSATEILDRIGPGLVDVETGAWTVVSSEAKELVRRMLHLDPAKRPTASGILQYPWIANRHRLPHKVLPPVTRDLRTLKSAVAATYKAISSSPRSPHIGPIVLSELARRRTQTKPMMHVGISNTNMHK; this is encoded by the exons ATGGAACGAAACATTCTTGTAGACGTCGAACATCCTTTCATAGTGAGGTTACATTATGCCTTCCAAACCGAAGGGAAACTCTATCTTATTCTGGATTTTCTGCGCGGCGGTGATCTATTCACCAGATTGTCTAAAGAG GTGATGTTCACAGAAGAAGATGTGAAGTTCTATTTAGCCGAACTTGCCCTTGCGCTAGGCCATATTCACAGTCTCGGCATTATCTACAGGGATCTTAAGCCAGAAAA CATATTACTGGACGCCGATGGACACATCTCCTTGACGGATTTTGGATTGAGCAAGCAGCCCCTCGATGACACCAAGACTTATTCCTTTTGCGGGACAGTCGAGTACATGGCCCCGGAAGTTGTAAATCGTAAGGGGCATTCGTTTGCTGCGGACTGGTGGAGTTTTGGCGTTTTAATG TTCGAGATGCTTACCGGTGCCCTTCCTTTTCAAGGAGCCAACCGTAAGGAAACAATGACACAAATATTGAAAGCAAAATTGGGAATGCCACATTACATATCAACGGAAGCCCAAGCTCTGCTTCGTGTTTTATTTAAAAGAAACCCTGCGAACAGGCTTGGATCCG GTGGCGTCGAGGAGATCAAGAGTCACATGTTCTTTGCATCGATAGATTGGGGGGCGTTGTTCGAAAAGAAAGTGAAACCACCTTTCAAGCCTGCTGTCAGTAGAGAAGACGAGGCATTTTATTTCGATAGTGAATTTACATGCAAAACCCCAAAAG ATTCACCAGGAGTTCCGCCCAGCGCTAATGCTCATGAGCTGTTTCGAGGGTTTAGCTTTGTCGCTCCATGCTTACTAGACGAACGTACAAAAACGTCGCCGACGACCCCAACAGTGTCAATGTCTCCACCGCCATTGACAGTGGTCGGTACCAGTGAATCGCAATGCAACGCTTTACCTGGCCACATAAATCGAGCTGCCATCACCGACGAATACGATTTGAAAGAAGCTATCGGTAGGGGTAGCTACAGTATTGTTTATCGCGCCGTGCACAGGGGTACGCGAGTCGAGTATGCTGTAAAG GTGATTGACAAGTCGAAGCGGGATCCCTCCGAAGAGGTCGAGATACTACTACGGTATGGAAGGCATCCTCACATTGTGTCTTTGCGATCGGTACACGAAGACGAAGGACGCGTATATCTTGTACTTGAGTTACTGCGGGGAGGCGAGTTACTCGATCGCATCCTCGAACGGCGTAACCTCACCGAACGGGAAGCTGCCGAAGTAACGCATACAATTGCCGATGTGGTACACTATCTTCACGAGAATGGG GTGGTCCATCGGGATTTGAAACCGTCAAACATACTGTACGCGAAGGAAGGCAGTGATCCGACATCTCTTTGTATATGCGACCTGGGTTTTGCTAAGCAATTACGTGCAGAAAATGGTCTATTAATGACGCCTTGCTACACTGCGAATTTCGTTGCCCCTGAAGTGCTGAAGCGGCAGGGCTATGACGCCGCTTGCGACATATGGTCACTCGGCGTCCTTCTTTACATCATGCTGTCTGG GTGTACTCCATTTGCGAATAGTTCCGGGGATAGTGCCACGGAAATACTTGATCGGATAGGGCCAGGGCTGGTGGATGTTGAAACAGGAGCATGGACTGTGGTTTCAAGCGAGGCGAAAGAACTGGTCCGAAGAATGTTACACTTGGATCCAGCCAAGCGGCCTACCGCATCGGGAATCTTGCAGTATCCCTGGATAGCAAATCGACACAGGCTTCCTCACAAGGTCCTACCTCCGGTAACTAGGGACCTTCGTACATTGAAG AGCGCTGTCGCAGCAACCTACAAAGCTATATCCAGTAGTCCCCGATCACCGCACATCGGCCCCATTGTACTATCCGAACTTGCACGCCGTCGAACCCAGACTAAACCGATGATGCACGTCGGTATTTCCAATACTAACATGCATAAATGA
- the LOC107227523 gene encoding UDP-N-acetylglucosamine transferase subunit ALG14 homolog, translating to MNLAHILGASCLFMIALLLRMLYLIFEQNRHIPKLNSRRHPVRTMIVLGSGGHTTEILRIISTMRSKCYSPRIYVRASTDTISEAKVRNIEGNVIDYKVFDIRRSREVHQSYSASVATTILAIFDSIPLVWTQKPDLILCNGPGTCVPLCIVVFILKLMFLTNARVIFIESFCRVKTLSLSGKILYYLADFVIVRWPYLNTYLYRRTVCL from the coding sequence ATGAATTTAGCCCATATACTCGGAGCTTCGTGTCTATTTATGATCGCGTTGCTGTTGAGAATGTTATATCTCATCTTTGAGCAGAATAGACACATACCGAAATTAAATTCACGACGGCATCCTGTCCGGACAATGATAGTGTTAGGATCTGGTGGCCACACCACGGAAATTCTACGTATCATAAGTACTATGAGATCGAAATGTTATTCTCCAAGAATTTATGTTCGGGCTAGTACGGATACCATCAGCGAGGCAAAAGTCAGGAATATCGAGGGAAATGTAATCGATTATAAAGTGTTTGACATCCGCCGTAGCCGGGAAGTCCACCAGTCTTACTCAGCTTCTGTTGCCACTACGATACTTGCTATTTTCGACTCTATCCCCCTAGTATGGACTCAGAAACCTGATTTAATTTTATGCAACGGACCAGGAACTTGTGTACCACTGTGCATTGTAGTCTTTATTTTGAAGTTGATGTTTCTTACAAATGCACGAGTAATATTCATTGAGAGTTTCTGTCGAGTCAAGACACTGTCTTTGAGTGGAAAGATATTGTACTACCTAGCCGACTTTGTCATAGTGAGGTGGCCGTATTTGAATACCTACCTGTATCGCCGTACCGTTTGtttgtaa
- the LOC107227524 gene encoding ribosomal protein S6 kinase 2 alpha isoform X3: MWLNTTVMVFLVRKVVGKDGGSLYAMKVLKKATLKVRDRVRTKMERNILVDVEHPFIVRLHYAFQTEGKLYLILDFLRGGDLFTRLSKEVMFTEEDVKFYLAELALALGHIHSLGIIYRDLKPENILLDADGHISLTDFGLSKQPLDDTKTYSFCGTVEYMAPEVVNRKGHSFAADWWSFGVLMFEMLTGALPFQGANRKETMTQILKAKLGMPHYISTEAQALLRVLFKRNPANRLGSGGVEEIKSHMFFASIDWGALFEKKVKPPFKPAVSREDEAFYFDSEFTCKTPKDSPGVPPSANAHELFRGFSFVAPCLLDERTKTSPTTPTVSMSPPPLTVVGTSESQCNALPGHINRAAITDEYDLKEAIGRGSYSIVYRAVHRGTRVEYAVKVIDKSKRDPSEEVEILLRYGRHPHIVSLRSVHEDEGRVYLVLELLRGGELLDRILERRNLTEREAAEVTHTIADVVHYLHENGVVHRDLKPSNILYAKEGSDPTSLCICDLGFAKQLRAENGLLMTPCYTANFVAPEVLKRQGYDAACDIWSLGVLLYIMLSGCTPFANSSGDSATEILDRIGPGLVDVETGAWTVVSSEAKELVRRMLHLDPAKRPTASGILQYPWIANRHRLPHKVLPPVTRDLRTLKSAVAATYKAISSSPRSPHIGPIVLSELARRRTQTKPMMHVGISNTNMHK; encoded by the exons ATGTGGCTTAATACCACAGTTATG GTGTTTTTGGTACGAAAAGTTGTTGGCAAGGATGGTGGAAGTCTCTATGCcatgaaagttttgaaaaaagccACTCTGAAAG TTCGTGATCGGGTAAGGACCAAAATGGAACGAAACATTCTTGTAGACGTCGAACATCCTTTCATAGTGAGGTTACATTATGCCTTCCAAACCGAAGGGAAACTCTATCTTATTCTGGATTTTCTGCGCGGCGGTGATCTATTCACCAGATTGTCTAAAGAG GTGATGTTCACAGAAGAAGATGTGAAGTTCTATTTAGCCGAACTTGCCCTTGCGCTAGGCCATATTCACAGTCTCGGCATTATCTACAGGGATCTTAAGCCAGAAAA CATATTACTGGACGCCGATGGACACATCTCCTTGACGGATTTTGGATTGAGCAAGCAGCCCCTCGATGACACCAAGACTTATTCCTTTTGCGGGACAGTCGAGTACATGGCCCCGGAAGTTGTAAATCGTAAGGGGCATTCGTTTGCTGCGGACTGGTGGAGTTTTGGCGTTTTAATG TTCGAGATGCTTACCGGTGCCCTTCCTTTTCAAGGAGCCAACCGTAAGGAAACAATGACACAAATATTGAAAGCAAAATTGGGAATGCCACATTACATATCAACGGAAGCCCAAGCTCTGCTTCGTGTTTTATTTAAAAGAAACCCTGCGAACAGGCTTGGATCCG GTGGCGTCGAGGAGATCAAGAGTCACATGTTCTTTGCATCGATAGATTGGGGGGCGTTGTTCGAAAAGAAAGTGAAACCACCTTTCAAGCCTGCTGTCAGTAGAGAAGACGAGGCATTTTATTTCGATAGTGAATTTACATGCAAAACCCCAAAAG ATTCACCAGGAGTTCCGCCCAGCGCTAATGCTCATGAGCTGTTTCGAGGGTTTAGCTTTGTCGCTCCATGCTTACTAGACGAACGTACAAAAACGTCGCCGACGACCCCAACAGTGTCAATGTCTCCACCGCCATTGACAGTGGTCGGTACCAGTGAATCGCAATGCAACGCTTTACCTGGCCACATAAATCGAGCTGCCATCACCGACGAATACGATTTGAAAGAAGCTATCGGTAGGGGTAGCTACAGTATTGTTTATCGCGCCGTGCACAGGGGTACGCGAGTCGAGTATGCTGTAAAG GTGATTGACAAGTCGAAGCGGGATCCCTCCGAAGAGGTCGAGATACTACTACGGTATGGAAGGCATCCTCACATTGTGTCTTTGCGATCGGTACACGAAGACGAAGGACGCGTATATCTTGTACTTGAGTTACTGCGGGGAGGCGAGTTACTCGATCGCATCCTCGAACGGCGTAACCTCACCGAACGGGAAGCTGCCGAAGTAACGCATACAATTGCCGATGTGGTACACTATCTTCACGAGAATGGG GTGGTCCATCGGGATTTGAAACCGTCAAACATACTGTACGCGAAGGAAGGCAGTGATCCGACATCTCTTTGTATATGCGACCTGGGTTTTGCTAAGCAATTACGTGCAGAAAATGGTCTATTAATGACGCCTTGCTACACTGCGAATTTCGTTGCCCCTGAAGTGCTGAAGCGGCAGGGCTATGACGCCGCTTGCGACATATGGTCACTCGGCGTCCTTCTTTACATCATGCTGTCTGG GTGTACTCCATTTGCGAATAGTTCCGGGGATAGTGCCACGGAAATACTTGATCGGATAGGGCCAGGGCTGGTGGATGTTGAAACAGGAGCATGGACTGTGGTTTCAAGCGAGGCGAAAGAACTGGTCCGAAGAATGTTACACTTGGATCCAGCCAAGCGGCCTACCGCATCGGGAATCTTGCAGTATCCCTGGATAGCAAATCGACACAGGCTTCCTCACAAGGTCCTACCTCCGGTAACTAGGGACCTTCGTACATTGAAG AGCGCTGTCGCAGCAACCTACAAAGCTATATCCAGTAGTCCCCGATCACCGCACATCGGCCCCATTGTACTATCCGAACTTGCACGCCGTCGAACCCAGACTAAACCGATGATGCACGTCGGTATTTCCAATACTAACATGCATAAATGA
- the LOC107227524 gene encoding ribosomal protein S6 kinase 2 beta isoform X2 has protein sequence MSLQGDAHESRCNSYAETHEIELREVSRDGYDKAYPAQFELLKVLGQGSFGKVFLVRKVVGKDGGSLYAMKVLKKATLKVRDRVRTKMERNILVDVEHPFIVRLHYAFQTEGKLYLILDFLRGGDLFTRLSKEVMFTEEDVKFYLAELALALGHIHSLGIIYRDLKPENILLDADGHISLTDFGLSKQPLDDTKTYSFCGTVEYMAPEVVNRKGHSFAADWWSFGVLMFEMLTGALPFQGANRKETMTQILKAKLGMPHYISTEAQALLRVLFKRNPANRLGSGGVEEIKSHMFFASIDWGALFEKKVKPPFKPAVSREDEAFYFDSEFTCKTPKDSPGVPPSANAHELFRGFSFVAPCLLDERTKTSPTTPTVSMSPPPLTVVGTSESQCNALPGHINRAAITDEYDLKEAIGRGSYSIVYRAVHRGTRVEYAVKVIDKSKRDPSEEVEILLRYGRHPHIVSLRSVHEDEGRVYLVLELLRGGELLDRILERRNLTEREAAEVTHTIADVVHYLHENGVVHRDLKPSNILYAKEGSDPTSLCICDLGFAKQLRAENGLLMTPCYTANFVAPEVLKRQGYDAACDIWSLGVLLYIMLSGCTPFANSSGDSATEILDRIGPGLVDVETGAWTVVSSEAKELVRRMLHLDPAKRPTASGILQYPWIANRHRLPHKVLPPVTRDLRTLKSAVAATYKAISSSPRSPHIGPIVLSELARRRTQTKPMMHVGISNTNMHK, from the exons GTGTTTTTGGTACGAAAAGTTGTTGGCAAGGATGGTGGAAGTCTCTATGCcatgaaagttttgaaaaaagccACTCTGAAAG TTCGTGATCGGGTAAGGACCAAAATGGAACGAAACATTCTTGTAGACGTCGAACATCCTTTCATAGTGAGGTTACATTATGCCTTCCAAACCGAAGGGAAACTCTATCTTATTCTGGATTTTCTGCGCGGCGGTGATCTATTCACCAGATTGTCTAAAGAG GTGATGTTCACAGAAGAAGATGTGAAGTTCTATTTAGCCGAACTTGCCCTTGCGCTAGGCCATATTCACAGTCTCGGCATTATCTACAGGGATCTTAAGCCAGAAAA CATATTACTGGACGCCGATGGACACATCTCCTTGACGGATTTTGGATTGAGCAAGCAGCCCCTCGATGACACCAAGACTTATTCCTTTTGCGGGACAGTCGAGTACATGGCCCCGGAAGTTGTAAATCGTAAGGGGCATTCGTTTGCTGCGGACTGGTGGAGTTTTGGCGTTTTAATG TTCGAGATGCTTACCGGTGCCCTTCCTTTTCAAGGAGCCAACCGTAAGGAAACAATGACACAAATATTGAAAGCAAAATTGGGAATGCCACATTACATATCAACGGAAGCCCAAGCTCTGCTTCGTGTTTTATTTAAAAGAAACCCTGCGAACAGGCTTGGATCCG GTGGCGTCGAGGAGATCAAGAGTCACATGTTCTTTGCATCGATAGATTGGGGGGCGTTGTTCGAAAAGAAAGTGAAACCACCTTTCAAGCCTGCTGTCAGTAGAGAAGACGAGGCATTTTATTTCGATAGTGAATTTACATGCAAAACCCCAAAAG ATTCACCAGGAGTTCCGCCCAGCGCTAATGCTCATGAGCTGTTTCGAGGGTTTAGCTTTGTCGCTCCATGCTTACTAGACGAACGTACAAAAACGTCGCCGACGACCCCAACAGTGTCAATGTCTCCACCGCCATTGACAGTGGTCGGTACCAGTGAATCGCAATGCAACGCTTTACCTGGCCACATAAATCGAGCTGCCATCACCGACGAATACGATTTGAAAGAAGCTATCGGTAGGGGTAGCTACAGTATTGTTTATCGCGCCGTGCACAGGGGTACGCGAGTCGAGTATGCTGTAAAG GTGATTGACAAGTCGAAGCGGGATCCCTCCGAAGAGGTCGAGATACTACTACGGTATGGAAGGCATCCTCACATTGTGTCTTTGCGATCGGTACACGAAGACGAAGGACGCGTATATCTTGTACTTGAGTTACTGCGGGGAGGCGAGTTACTCGATCGCATCCTCGAACGGCGTAACCTCACCGAACGGGAAGCTGCCGAAGTAACGCATACAATTGCCGATGTGGTACACTATCTTCACGAGAATGGG GTGGTCCATCGGGATTTGAAACCGTCAAACATACTGTACGCGAAGGAAGGCAGTGATCCGACATCTCTTTGTATATGCGACCTGGGTTTTGCTAAGCAATTACGTGCAGAAAATGGTCTATTAATGACGCCTTGCTACACTGCGAATTTCGTTGCCCCTGAAGTGCTGAAGCGGCAGGGCTATGACGCCGCTTGCGACATATGGTCACTCGGCGTCCTTCTTTACATCATGCTGTCTGG GTGTACTCCATTTGCGAATAGTTCCGGGGATAGTGCCACGGAAATACTTGATCGGATAGGGCCAGGGCTGGTGGATGTTGAAACAGGAGCATGGACTGTGGTTTCAAGCGAGGCGAAAGAACTGGTCCGAAGAATGTTACACTTGGATCCAGCCAAGCGGCCTACCGCATCGGGAATCTTGCAGTATCCCTGGATAGCAAATCGACACAGGCTTCCTCACAAGGTCCTACCTCCGGTAACTAGGGACCTTCGTACATTGAAG AGCGCTGTCGCAGCAACCTACAAAGCTATATCCAGTAGTCCCCGATCACCGCACATCGGCCCCATTGTACTATCCGAACTTGCACGCCGTCGAACCCAGACTAAACCGATGATGCACGTCGGTATTTCCAATACTAACATGCATAAATGA